CTTTACGTTTGTACTCTTTCCGGCAAGGCTAGAACCAAAGTAGACAACTTTAAGCTTCACCACACCCTCCTACGGCTTGCCTGACTTGTCTGATTTGTCGGAGTAAATAAAGTTTAATTATATGACCTTTTTTGACAGGGCTGATGCAGGTAAGCTTTTGGGAGAGTACTTAAAGGAAAACATGGTACAAAACCATGTTGATGTTGTGCTCGGAATACCACGGGGGGGTGTACTTGTAGCTAAAGAGGTAGCAAGGGCCTTAGGCAAACCCTTGGGTGTGCTCCTTGTAAGAAAGCTAGGTGTACCTTCAAACCCAGAACTCGCCTTCGGTGCTGTAGATCCAGACGGTGAAGTCTATCTAGACCAAAGTACGGTAGACTACTTTGGACTCTCCGAGGAAGACATAAAGAAGGTGGTCAGGAACGAGCTGGAAAAGATAAGAGAAAGAGAAAGAAGGTTTGCGAAAGCTCTTATAGATCCAGAGGGTAAGCAACTGCTTATAGTGGACGATGGGATAGCGACAGGTCTTACTGTTCTCGCAGGCATAGGTTATCTAAGAAGAAAGGGAGCCAAGAGTATATACGTGGCCGCGCCTGTGTGTCCTGCAAGCACTATCCAAAGGCTCACCAAGGTAGCTGATAAAGTTTACTGCTATCACGTTGTAGGAGACTCTTCCTTTGCTGTGGGCATCTTCTACAGAGACTTCAGACAGGTCACTGACGAAGAAGTTGAAGAAGTACTTTCCCAGGAATAAATTATAGACCTTTTGATAGGAGGTTATGGTCATGGTAGATAGGGAACTATTGGCTAAACTTATAGGGCTCAGTGAGAAAGGGTATGTAACCTATGCAGAACTTAGTGAAGCGCTAGGTAAAGATATCACCGATCCGGAGATTTACGAAGAGGTAATGGATTTCTTACAAGAGAGGGGTGTAAGGATAGTAGAGAGTGAAGAAGATGTTACCCTAGATTATGAAGAAGATGAACTTACTGTCTCAACAGATGGTCTGTACTCTTCCGCAAAGGATGGGGACCCTGTAAAGCTTTACATGAGGGATATGGGTAAAATACCACTCCTCACCAGAGAAGAGGAGATATTCTATGCGCAACAGATAGAAAGAGGAAGAAAAATAATGAGAAGAGGCCTTTTAAGAACAGCCTTCCTTGTAGAAAAGGTCCTAACAGAATGGGCCAACGTATGCAACGGTAAGGTAAAGGCCGTGGACCTTATGGACACCATGGACACGAGCAAGACAGTAGAAGAGTACGAAGAAACTCAAGAACAGTTAGAAAGATACTTCATGGATAAGGGTCTTGAGCTAGCGAAGGCTTACAAGGAAGCATTGCAGTGGAGAGAGCTCTACCTTAAATATCCTACACCCGAATACAAAAAGGAATATTTGAAAAAGCACGCACGCATGAACAGAATACTGAAAGAGCTTCATCTTAAATATTCCAAGTTTGAACGCATAGCCGACGAGCTCCTAAACCTTTACCAAAAGTATACGAAGAAGCTCAGAGAATATAAGCTAAGGAAGGAAAAGCTAGAAAAGATCCATCCTAACGTAGATGAACTCATAAAGCTCTACGACAGTAATAAGGAGCTCCAGAAAAGGGCAGAGAGACTTGGCTACGATTTTGTAAAGTTTCAAATGCTCAGGGATGAGTACCTAACCCTTAAGAAGGAAATAAATGAACTTAAAAACAAAATGGGTATTCTACCAGAAGAGCTCGATAGAGTTATAAGCATAATAAAGGAAGGAAGGACGCAAGTAGTCCAAGCTAAACAGGTTATGGTCAAATGTAACCTAAGGCTTGTGGTATCCATAGCCAAGAAGTATGTAAACAGAGGCCTGCACTTCTTAGACCTCATACAAGAAGGAAACATGGGCCTTATAAAAGCAGTAGATAAATACGACTACAGGAAAGGATACAAGTTCTCCACGTACGCCACCTGGTGGATAAGGCAGGCCATAACTAGGGCCATAGCAGATCAGGCCAGGACCATCCGTATACCCGTACACATGATAGAGACAATGAATGAAATAAACAGAGAAGCCAAAAAATTCTTCCAAGACCATGGTAGAGAACCAACGCCTGAAGAACTAGCTCAGCGTTTGGGAATATCTGTGGAAAAAGTAAAGAGGGTCCTAAAATCTTCACAAGAGCCCATATCCCTTGACACACCTATAGGGGACGATGAAGATACACACCTGAGGGACTTTATAGAGGACAGAAGCGTACCATCTCCAGAGGAACAAGTTCACCGTAGGGTACTGAGAGAACATCTCATAAAGGTGCTACAAACCCTGGGAGAGAAAGAAAGAGAGATACTCATGTACAGGTACGGTTTGGTTGATGGTACCGAGTACACATTGGAACAGATAGGCAAAATGTTCAACGTCACAAGGGAGAGGATAAGGCAGATAGAAAACAAAGCCATAAGAAAGCTTAGACATCCAAGTAGGGCTAAGTACCTCAAGGACTTTGAGCTATAATTTAAATTTCATAAAGCGGGTGTGGCGGAATTGGCAGACGCGCGGGACTCAGGATCCCGTGGCCGTAAGGCCGTGAGGGTTCAACTCCCTCCACCCGCATAAAAACCTGGAGGAAGGAATGAAGGTAGAATTAGTGCCTAGAGAAGGCCTCTTCAAAGAGCTAAGGGTAGAGGTAGAAGGTGCTATAGTGGACAACGCCCTTAAGGAAGTCTACCAGTACTTAATGGAAAACGCAGAGGTAGAAGGCTTTAGACGAGGTAAAGCACCCCTTTGGATAATAAAGGCAAGGTTCAAGGAAACCATAAAGGAAGAAACGGGCAAGAAGGTAGCAGATGCTACCCTTCACGAGGCCATCAAGATGGCAAACGTGGAACCTGTAGCCGACATATACCTGGAGGATATCCAGCTGGACGAAGGAAGTTTAAAGCTCTCTTACAAAGTTTCCTTTGAAACACAGCCAGAGTTTGAGCTTAAAGACCTTAGCAATTTGGAGGTAACCATAAAACCCATAAAGCTAAACGATGAAATGCTCAGAAAAGCCATAGAAGAGCTCAGAGAAGAACATGCCGTATGGGAACCTGTAGACAGAGAGATAAGGGAAGGGGATTTAGTGGTGTTGGACTATGAGATAGAAGAACTGAGCTCAGGTGAAGTTATCAAGGACGAGACTTCTGCTATAGTCGGTCAAGGGATGCTAAGACAGGAGATAGAAAAGGAGCTCATAGGCAAAAAAGAGGGAGATGAGCTGGTATTTGAAGAGCTAGACCTTTACAGCACCGAAGGCAAACCTGTGGGTAAGGCAAAGGTAAAACTTGTAGTAAAAGCAGTAAAGGAGAAGAAGTTACCAGAGCTTAACGATGAGTTTGCAAAGGAAGCGGGTTTAGGTGAAACTTGGGAGGAAGCTCAAGAGAAGATAAGAAGATCCTTAGAAGAGAGGATAGAAAGCCTGAGGAAGCAGGCCATATCTGAGGCCTTGGTACAGAAGCTTGTGCAGATGCACGACTTTGAGGTTCCCAAAACACTCCTCTCAAGGGAGCTTTCCTTCCTAGTAGGAAGAAGGTTAGAGACCCTAAAACAGTTAGGTGTAGATCCAAGGTACGTGGACATAAGACTCCTATCTCAAGAACTCCTCCCCTTTGCAGTCCAGAACATAAAGCTCAGGTACATACTAGAGAAGTACAGCCAGGAGAAGGGTTTTGAAGTAAGCCAAGAGGAGCTCGAAAAATACTACGAGGAGCTGGCATCCAGCTACAATACCTCAAAGGAAGAGTTCAAAGAGTATGTAAAGGAAAGGGGTTTGGAAGAGCAGATAAGGAAGGATCTAATAAGGCAGAAGGCCTTTGAAGATCTTCTGTCTAAGGTGAAAGTAACAGAAGAGGAGGAAAATAAGGATGAAGGACAATCTTCTTAATCAGCTAGTGCCCATTGTAATAGAGCAGACACCCAGGGGCGAAAGGGCTTACGACATATACTCAAGGCTTCTGCAGGACAGGATAGTATTGCTTGGCTATCCTATAGATGACCATGTGGCAAACCTAATAGTAGCTCAGCTCCTTTTCTTGGAGGCTCAGGACCCAGAAAAGGACATATACATGTACATAAACTCGCCCGGTGGTTCTGTGACAGCTGGCCTTGCCATATACGATACGATGCAGTACATAAAACCCGATGTAGTTACCATATGCATAGGGCAAGCGGCTTCAATGGCAGCAGTACTTTTGGCTGCTGGTGCTCCCGGTAAGAGGTATTCACTCCCACACTCGAGGATAATGATCCACCAACCCTTAGGTGGGATATCAGGACAAGCTACTGACATAATAATCCACGCTGAGGAGATAAGGAGGATAAAGAACCTCTTAAACCAGATCCTGGCCAAACACACAGGGCAGCCACTAGAAAGGATAGAAAGAGACGTAGAGAGGGACTACTTTATGTCTCCAGAAGAGGCAATGGCCTACGGCATAATAGACAAGGTTATAGAGAAGAGGCAGTAAGATGAAGCAGAAGGATATAGAAGATAGGTGTTCCTTTTGTGGCTCACCAGCGAGAGATGTTCTCTTCTTGATATCTGGCATAGGTGATGCTTTCATATGCGACAGATGTGTGGAAGCAGGCTACAGGCTAGTCCAGGAGCACAAAAAACAACTACAACCACGTACCCTTAAGGATCTACCCAAGCCAGAGGAGATAAAGAAGTACTTAGATCAGTACGTTATAGGCCAAGAGAAAGCAAAGAAGATACTCTCAGTAGCAGTCTACAACCACTACAAGAGGATAAGGAACAAGGAGCTAGGTCTGAACATGGAAGATACAGAAGTGGAAAAGAGCAACATACTGCTTATAGGTCCTACAGGCTCAGGCAAAACCCTTTTAGCAAGAACCTTAGCCAAGCTCCTGGATGTGCCCTTCGCCATAGCAGATGCAACAAGCCTTACAGAAGCTGGTTATGTGGGAGAGGACGTAGAGAACGTACTTGTCAGACTCCTGCAGAACTGTGGCTACGATGTTAAACTTGCCCAGAAAGGTATAGTCTACATAGATGAGATAGACAAGATAGCCAAAAAGTCTGGTATAAACCCATCTATAACTAGGGACGTTTCTGGTGAAGGCGTGCAGCAGGCCCTTCTTAAGATACTAGAGGGCACCATAGCCAATGTACCACCTCAGGGTGGACGAAAGCACCCACACCAGGAGTTTATACAAGTGGACACCACAGACATACTTTTCATCTGCGGAGGAGCTTTTGTAGGCCTGGAGGACATAATAAAGAGGAGGCTGGGCAAATCTGTAGTAGGGTTTGAATCTCAAATAAGGAACCTCAAAGAAGACCAGCACATCCTAGATCTTGTAGAGGTTGAAGATCTCATACACTTCGGTCTCATACCAGAGTTTGTAGGAAGACTTCCAGTTATAGCTGTGTTGCACGAGCTAACAGAAGAAGATTTGATGAGGGTCTTGGTGGAGCCAAAGAACGCTCTAATAAAGCAGTATCAGAAACTCCTTGCTATGGACGGTGTAGAGCTTGAGTTCACAGAGGAAGCAATAAGAGAGATAGCCAGAGAGGCCATAAGAAGGAAGACGGGTGCAAGGGGTCTTAGGGCCATCCTCGAAGAGATCATGACGGATGTTATGTTTGAGGTACCTTCCATACCAGGTATAAAGAAGGTGATCGTAGATGAACAAACTGTGAAAAATAGAACAAAACCCAAATACATATACGAAAAGGCAGTATAATGACAAGAAGGAGGTAATCATGAAGAGACTTTTAATTTTGTTGTTGGTAGGAAGCTTTGCCTATGCAGAGCAGAAGTTTGTATGTGTAGACCCTAACAGGATAATAGCTGAATCTAAGGTGGTAGCTCAAAAACAAGAAGAGCTAAAAAAGAAGGCTCAGGATTATCAAAGTCAATTGCAAGAGGTAAATAAAAGACTCGAGGAACTCAAGAACCAGATTCAGAGCAAGGGTATAAGCCAGCAGGCAAGGGAACAAAAGATAAAAGAATATCAACAGACTGAGGCAAAAGGCATAGAGCTTCAACAGAAGGCCCAAGCTGAGCTTATGGAGCTCAAAAGTAGACTAGAAAGTGAGCTTCTTGCACAAGTCAGGAATATAGGAAGCCAAATAGCTAAAGAGAAGGGTTACACTGGTATACTTGATTGTGGTGCCTTCCTTTATATACAACCGGAGCTTGACATAACAAAAGAGGTCATAAACAGGTTAGATCAAAGTAGATGAAGCTTTCGCAGGTAGCGAGGTTGCTTGAAGGTACCTTCTATGGACCTGAAGACCTGGAGGTTTACGGCGTATCTTCCGTAGAACATCCTAAAAAAGGTACCCTTGTCTTCTGCAGAAACAGAGAAGAGGCTTTAAACCTTCCTGAAGGATGCATTCCTGTAGTGTCTGAAGCTCTAGAGGATAAAGTTCATATACTGGTAAAGGACGTTAGGCTTGCCCTCGCGAAAGCCCTTGAGCACTTCTACACAGAAGAACATCCTGTGGGAATCTCAGAGAAAGCCCACATAGAAGATGGTGTAACCATAGGTAGAGATGTTTACATAGGTCCCTTTGTGTACATAGGTAGGGGAGTTGTTCTAGAGGACGGAGTAAAGGTCTACCCTTTTTCTTACATAGGGGATTACTCCCATATAGGTGAGGGAAGCGTTATCTTCAGCGGGGTACACATATACCCAAGGACGGTAATAGGTAAGAAGGTAAGGATTCACAGCGGGGCTGTGATAGGAGCCGACGGATTTGGATACCATATAACTAAAGAAGGTATCTATAAGCTGCAACATATAGGCAACGTGGTGATCGAGGATAATGTAGAGATAGGGGCAAATACTACTGTAGACAGGGCTCTTATAGACAGCACAAAGATAGGGAAGGATACCAAGATAGACAACCTGGTTATGGTAGGGCATAACTGTCAAGTAGGGGAAAGGAACGTATTAGTCTCGCAGGTAGGTTTGTCTGGTAGTGTTAAGACAGGAAGAGATGTGATACTGGCGGGACAGGTGGGTGTTGCAGACCATGTTAAAATCGGGGATGGTGTTACGGTCACAGCCAAGTCTGGTGTGGCCTATGACCTTGAACCTGGTAAGGTCTACGGCGCAAACCTCCCAGCCATTGAATGGACTAGGTGGAGGAGGATATATTTATACCTTCTGAGGCTACCAGAGCTCTTTAGAGGTAGAAGAGATGAAGATTAGGATAGCGCATAGTCCAGATTCGGACGATGCCTTTATGTTTTACCCTATGGTCAAAGGTCTTATAGACACAGAAGGCCTAGAAGTGGAACACATCCTCGCAGACATACAGACCCTAAACGAGGAAGCTCTAAAGGGTACATACGAAGTCTCTGCCATATCTTTCCATGCCTACCCTTACGTGGCGGATAAATATCTAGTGTTGCCGAGCGGTGGTAGCGTAGGTGACGGGTATGGTCCCATAGTGGTTAGCAAGAAAGAGCTCCAGAGTTTGAAAGGCCTGAAGATAGCAGTCCCTGGCAAGCTAACTACTGCCTTCTTGGTCTTGAAGCTCTACGAGCCAGACTTTGAGGAGGTAGTCTTACCTTTTGACAAGGTAATGGATGCTGTACAGGAAGGCCTTGTAGATGCAGGTCTTGTCATACACGAGGGACAGCTAAGCTACCAGGACAGGGGACTCTTTAAAGTGGTAGACCTGGGAGCATGGTGGAAAGAAAGGACAGGGCTTCCGCTACCTTTAGGATGCAACGTTGTAAGAAAGGATTTAGGTCTAGAGAACATAAGGAAGGTTGAAAGGGTCATGAGAAGGAGTGTGGAGTACGCATTGAAGCACAAGGATATAGCTCTTTCTTACGCTAGAGAGTACGCCAGGGATATAAAGGAGGATCCAGACAGAACCCAGAGGTTTGTCAGCATGTACGTGAACGAAAGGACCATAGACTACGGAGAAGACGGAAGGAGGAGCGTAAGGCTCCTGCTTAACATGGGAAAAGAGACAGGTATCATAAAGGCACCCATACCGGAGGTTATATTCAGCGATGAACTATAGGATGCTCATAATAGCAGGTCCGTGTGTTATAGAGAACGAGAGAGTAGTGTTCGAAGTAGCAACAGAGTTAAAGAGGTTGTCAGAGGAGTTCAAGGGTTTTGACTTTGTATTTAAATCCTCCTTCGATAAGGCCAACAGGTCTTCTGTAAAGTCTTTCAGAGGTCCTGGGCTTGATGAAGGTCTAAAGATCTTGGCTAGAGTAAAAGAAGAACTTGGTCTAAAGGTAACTACTGATGTTCACGAGACTTACCAAGTGAAGCCTGTGGCAGAGGTGGTTGACATAGTACAGATACCTGCCTTTTTAAGCAGGCAAACAGACTTGCTTCTTGAGGCTGGTAGAAGCGGCAAGACGGTAAACGTTAAGAAGGGTCAATTCTTGGCCCCATGGGACGTAAAAAACGTAGTTGAAAAACTTGAGTATGTAGGATGTAAGGATTATTACATTACGGAAAGGGGTGTATGCTTTGGGTACAACAACCTGGTGGTAGACTTTAGAAGTTTGGTCATAATGAGGAACTTTACCAGGGTTATCTTTGACGCCACCCATAGTGTACAACTGCCGGGCGGTGCAGGTGATAGATCTTCTGGCCAGAGGGAATTTGTTATACCGCTTATAAAGGCAGCTGTAGCTGTAGGCTGCGATGGACTCTTCATGGAGGTCCATCCAGACCCGGACAGGGCACTGTCAGATGGACCCAACATGCTTCCCCTTAAGGATCTCAGGTACGTCCTAGAAATAGTGCAGGCTATTAGAGAGTCCCTCAGCAGATTTCAAGTTCAGAGAATATGAAGGGTATCTCGTAACTTGCTGACTCTGGTGAGTCCGAAGCGTGGATGGCATTCTTACCTTTGTCAGTACCAAACAATGCCCTTATGGAGTTGGGAGCTACCTTTCTTGCCTCTTCACTGTCTGTGGGACCTATTATCTCCCTTACCCTGCTTATAGCGTTCTGACCTTCAAGCACACAAGCAACCACAGGGCCAGAGGTCATAAATTCCACCAGCTCACCGTAAAAAGGTCTCTCCTTATGCACTATGTAAAACTTTTGGGCCTGCTCCTTTGTGAACCTAAACATCTTTAGAGCTTTGATGGTAAAGCCTTCCTGGATAAACCTGTCCAGAATTTTACCTATTGCACCTTTTTCAACGGCATCAGGTTTAATGATTATCAGGGTCCTTTCCATGCTTTCCTTACCTCCTTCAGAACAAATATGGTTTATAGAGTTCCTAATCTTTCTAAAGCTCTTTTAACAGATGCGTCCAGTACGAAAGAATCCGTTACTACTACAAAACCACCTATTAGGTTTTCGTCTTTCTGTAGCTCTAGCTCAAACTCCCTTCCAAGCCTTTGTTTAAGGATTTGGGAGATCCTTGCTATATACTCGGAAGGAATCTCATGGGCTGTTATGAGCTTTGCCCTGGACATTCTAAGCTCTTTTTCCATCTCCTTTGCGTATATTCTTTTCACGTCGCTTATGAAACGTATAGCATTCAGATCTATTACGTGCTCCAGTACACCGTCTACAGCCTCTGGTAGACCAAACTTTTCTCTCAGAGTCTTTAGATACTTAAGCTTTTCCTCTTTTGGTACAGTAGGGTTAAGCATAAAGGCCTTTATCTCCTTCACCCTTTTGTAGGAGCTTTCAAGGAAGGTAAGGAAGTCCAAAAGATTACTCAGAGCTTTTTTGTCATCTTTAACTCTTTTGAGGAAGGCCTTTGCTATCTGAGAAGCTATGTGTGTTCTGTTCATCTTTCAGCCTCCAAAAGCTTTAGAGATCTCTCAAGGTACTTCTTTTGAACCTCTGGGTTTTTAAAAGTTTCCTTAAGCGTAGCAAACGCTTCTTCCCTTACTCTCTGTGCAGCATACCTGTATAGCTCTTCTTTTGCCCTAGTGAGCTCTACCTCTATGGCTTCTTTGGCTTTCTCTTTTATCCTCTCTACCATTTGATCTGTTTTCCTTCTTTCTTCTTCTCTTATGTAGTCTGCTGTTTCTTTGGCAAGCTTTAGCTGTTCTTGGTATCTCCTCTGAGCATCTTCATACTGAGCTTTTGCTCTTTCATACTCTTCTTGAGCTTTTTTTAGGGTTTCTTCTGAGCTATCTAAACCTTCTGTGAGCTTACGGAAAAATTCGTTGAAGGCTTGGGATATAGGTTTTCTACCAAAGTAGTAGACTATAGCCAGGAAGAGAAGTATGTTAAAACCCTTCCAGAAGAGCTCTAATGCGTGGTGTGAAGCTTCACTCATGCTGCCTCCTCCGTTATCCTGGAGACTATATCTTTTACAAGAGCCTTCACATGAGCATCCACGTTGGCCTTTTCTTGCTCAAGCTGGGCCCTTATGCTTCTAACTGCATCTTCTATCTGCCTCTTTACTTCTTCCTCTGCTTGGGAAAGCCTTTCCTGTCTTTCCCTCTCTGCCTCTTTTCTAGCCTGATCCAGTATAGCGTTTGATTCTTGTCTTCCCTTCTCAAGGATCTCCTTTGCTTTGTCTATAAGGTCTTTGGCTTGAGCCAAAAACTCCTCTGCCTTACCTTGGTTGTGGGATGTTAACCTTTCCCTCTCTTGTATGGCCTGCGTATATGGTTTGACTAACAGCAGGTTGACCAAGAAGACAAACACTAGGAACAGAATGAGTTGAAAGAAGAGTGTTACATTTGGGTAAAGAGCTTGCTGTATGTCCATCCCTTTCCTCCAACTAACATTTTAACTCAAACTCTTCAATCATGCCAACTCTGAGTTGGTGCCTACCTCCTTCAAACTCCTCTCTAAGCCAGGCATCCACTATAGAGAGGGCGAGCTCCTTACCTACTACCCTGCTACCAAGACATAGGACATTGGCGTCGTTGTGTCTTCTACTCATTCTAGCCATATACTCGTTTAAACAGAGTGCAGCCCTTATTCCTTTAAACTTGTTGGCGGCTATGCACATACCTATGCCGGTTCCACATATTAGAATTCCTCTTTCTGCCTGACCCTTTTGGACAGCTTGAGCTACAAGCTGGGCAAAGTTGGGATAGTCTACTGAGGTGGTGTCCTTGGTGCCTAAGTCTAAAACTTCGTGTCCTATATTGATTAGGTATACCTTTATCTCTTCCTTTAGCTCAAAACCTGCATGATCTGCTCCTAATGCTATCCTCATGAGCTTAGGGCCTCCTTTAGTATCTGGTTGACCTTCTGTGGGTTTGCCTTACCCTTTGCTTTTTTCATAACCTGTCCTACAAAAAAGCCGAAGAGCTTTTCCTCTCCCTTTTTGTACCTCTCTACTTCCTGCGGGTGCTCTTTTAGGACTTCCTCCACAAGCCTTCTTATTGTCTCTTCATCGCTTACCTGTACAAGTCCCTCTTCTTCCACTATTACCTTAGGTAGCTTACCGGTATCTACCATCTTCTTGAGAACTTCTTTTGCGAGCTTGGAGGATAGCACGCCTTCCTTAAGGAGTTTAATAAGCTGGGCCAAGTGTTCGGGGGTTATGGGAGCTTCTTCTAAGCTGAGTCCTTTTTCTCCTAGGTATCCAAGAAGGTCGTTCAAAAGAAGGTTGCAGGCCATCTTTGGATCTTGTGGGTAATGTTTTAGAACCTCCTCAAAGAAGTCTCCAAGCTCCTTATGCAATGTTAAGATGCTAGCCTCCTTCTGGGTTATGCCATAGTCTTTAACTAGCCTTTCCCTCCTCTGGTGGGGTAGCTCGGGCATGCTTGACCTTATCTCTTCTATCCACTCTTTTGGTACTATCAAGGGTAGGAGATCTGGATCCGGGAAGTACCTGTAATCTTCAGCTTCTTCCTTGGACCTCATGCTGTAGGTCCTGCCCGTTGATGGATCAAAGGTTCTTGTCTCTTGCTCTACCTTGCCGCCATCTCTTATTATCTGTATCTGTCTTTCTATCTCATACTCTATAGCCTTCTGCACAAACTTAAAGGAGTTTACGTTCTTTATCTCTACCCTTGTACCTAGAATGTTAGATCCCTTAGGTCTCACAGAGACGTTTATGTCGCATCTCAGCTGTCCCTTCTCCATGTCTGCCCTTGAGACACCTGCATAACGCATTATGCTCCTTAGCTCCTCTAAGAACATACGTGCAAGCTCTGGAGAGTCTATGTCTGGCTCTGTTACTATCTCCATGAGAGGCGTGCCTGCCCTGTTTAGGTCCACGTAACTTTTGTCTCCTTCGTGTATGTTCTTGCCAGCATCTTCTTCTAAATGAAGCCTTCTTATCCTTATCCTTTTACCATCCACATCTATCCAACCGTTCACAGCCAAGGGTTCTTCGTATTGGGATATTTGGTAGCCTTTGGGTAGATCAGGGTAGAAGTAGTTCTTCCTGGCAAAGATGGACCTGGTGTTTATCTGGCAGTTTAGAGCTAAAGCTGCCCTTATGGCCTTCTCTACAGCCTTCTTGTTTACCACTGGTAGGCTTCC
The DNA window shown above is from Thermocrinis minervae and carries:
- the ndk gene encoding nucleoside-diphosphate kinase, with protein sequence MERTLIIIKPDAVEKGAIGKILDRFIQEGFTIKALKMFRFTKEQAQKFYIVHKERPFYGELVEFMTSGPVVACVLEGQNAISRVREIIGPTDSEEARKVAPNSIRALFGTDKGKNAIHASDSPESASYEIPFIFSELEIC
- the atpH gene encoding ATP synthase F1 subunit delta, yielding MNRTHIASQIAKAFLKRVKDDKKALSNLLDFLTFLESSYKRVKEIKAFMLNPTVPKEEKLKYLKTLREKFGLPEAVDGVLEHVIDLNAIRFISDVKRIYAKEMEKELRMSRAKLITAHEIPSEYIARISQILKQRLGREFELELQKDENLIGGFVVVTDSFVLDASVKRALERLGTL
- a CDS encoding ATP synthase F0 subunit B; translation: MSEASHHALELFWKGFNILLFLAIVYYFGRKPISQAFNEFFRKLTEGLDSSEETLKKAQEEYERAKAQYEDAQRRYQEQLKLAKETADYIREEERRKTDQMVERIKEKAKEAIEVELTRAKEELYRYAAQRVREEAFATLKETFKNPEVQKKYLERSLKLLEAER
- a CDS encoding ATP synthase F0 subunit B, translating into MDIQQALYPNVTLFFQLILFLVFVFLVNLLLVKPYTQAIQERERLTSHNQGKAEEFLAQAKDLIDKAKEILEKGRQESNAILDQARKEAERERQERLSQAEEEVKRQIEDAVRSIRAQLEQEKANVDAHVKALVKDIVSRITEEAA
- the rpiB gene encoding ribose 5-phosphate isomerase B; this translates as MRIALGADHAGFELKEEIKVYLINIGHEVLDLGTKDTTSVDYPNFAQLVAQAVQKGQAERGILICGTGIGMCIAANKFKGIRAALCLNEYMARMSRRHNDANVLCLGSRVVGKELALSIVDAWLREEFEGGRHQLRVGMIEEFELKC
- the gatB gene encoding Asp-tRNA(Asn)/Glu-tRNA(Gln) amidotransferase subunit GatB, producing the protein MEFEPVIGLEIHVQIDTRSKMFCSCPVEFGAEPNSNVCPVCLGLPGSLPVVNKKAVEKAIRAALALNCQINTRSIFARKNYFYPDLPKGYQISQYEEPLAVNGWIDVDGKRIRIRRLHLEEDAGKNIHEGDKSYVDLNRAGTPLMEIVTEPDIDSPELARMFLEELRSIMRYAGVSRADMEKGQLRCDINVSVRPKGSNILGTRVEIKNVNSFKFVQKAIEYEIERQIQIIRDGGKVEQETRTFDPSTGRTYSMRSKEEAEDYRYFPDPDLLPLIVPKEWIEEIRSSMPELPHQRRERLVKDYGITQKEASILTLHKELGDFFEEVLKHYPQDPKMACNLLLNDLLGYLGEKGLSLEEAPITPEHLAQLIKLLKEGVLSSKLAKEVLKKMVDTGKLPKVIVEEEGLVQVSDEETIRRLVEEVLKEHPQEVERYKKGEEKLFGFFVGQVMKKAKGKANPQKVNQILKEALSS